In the Brassica napus cultivar Da-Ae chromosome A7, Da-Ae, whole genome shotgun sequence genome, one interval contains:
- the LOC125576699 gene encoding protein SHI RELATED SEQUENCE 4-like, protein MAGIGSSRNNEEDNQHKTNWLWYRNTGSSNTSHNNQQQIWQQQSLDLYPGQINVCDVTTSSSRSVTISCQDCGNQAKKGCTHMRCRTCCKSQGLDCPTHVRSTWIPAAKRRERQQQIETPTGNRNGRGCGVGNIPKRSWDLPDTLDSPEMDGTAFPEEVSSDAHFRCVRMSGTDDGESQFAYQTTVGIAGHVFKGILYSQGPESMMMPGTQFHENPSRS, encoded by the exons ATGGCTGGGATAGGATCATCAAGAAACAACGAAGAAGACAATCAGCACAAGACAAATTGGCTTTGGTACAGAAACACAGGTAGCTCAAATACGAGCCACAATAATCAGCAGCAGATATGGCAGCAGCAAAGCCTCGATCTATATCCTGGTCAGATCAACGTCTGTGATGTGACTACGTCATCATCAAGATCCGTAACCATAAGTTGTCAAGACTGTGGAAACCAAGCCAAGAAAGGTTGCACACATATGCGGTGCAGAACTTGTTGTAAGAGCCAAGGGCTCGATTGTCCCACTCACGTGAGGAGCACATGGATCCCTGCCGCCAAACGCCGTGAGCGGCAGCAGCAGATAGAGACGCCAACAGGAAATCGAAATGGCCGTGGCTGCGGAGTTGGCAATATCCCAAAACGGAGTTGGGATCTACCGGATACCTTAGACTCGCCAG AGATGGATGGGACAGCATTTCCAGAAGAAGTGAGCTCAGATGCACATTTCCGGTGCGTTAGAATGAGCGGCACAGACGACGGAGAAAGCCAATTTGCTTACCAGACGACCGTGGGCATAGCTGGTCACGTCTTTAAGGGAATTTTATATAGCCAAGGCCCAGAAAGCATGATGATGCCTGGTACACAATTCCATGAGAACCCATCAAGATCTTAA